The Marinilongibacter aquaticus genome has a window encoding:
- a CDS encoding DEAD/DEAH box helicase: MDFRELTLDDKLIEGLDAIGFENATPIQEFAIPKIIANKDLIACAQTGTGKTAAFLLPVLHKIVQLPENERHLNTLIIAPTRELAIQIDQQVEGLSYFTGVSSIPVYGGGDGETFVTQKRALEAGADIVIATPGRLISLLNSNKTDFSKLQHLILDEADRMLDMGFLGDILRIISYLPEKRQTLLFSATMPPEIRQLARKILSEPDQINIAISKPAEGIDQQAYVLYDQQKLPLLTSLLKDSNYKSIIVFASSRESVKEIEKELRKIGLEAKGFHSDLEQTAREDLMNQFKANKVRVLIGTDIISRGIDVTGIDLVINYDCPGDPEDYVHRIGRTARAGTAGTAITLINPRDQRKFFRIESLIGTDIPKKEVPSELGETPEYSPQKKTTAGKKPFRKGGKKPFRKKGSPRNKKGPKPKSKPE, from the coding sequence TTGGATTTTAGAGAATTAACACTTGACGACAAACTGATTGAAGGGCTTGACGCCATTGGCTTCGAAAATGCGACGCCAATTCAGGAATTTGCCATTCCCAAAATTATTGCAAACAAAGACCTTATTGCCTGTGCTCAAACGGGAACAGGAAAAACTGCGGCTTTTCTTCTTCCGGTTTTACATAAAATTGTACAGTTGCCCGAAAATGAAAGGCATCTCAATACCCTGATTATTGCCCCTACCCGCGAATTGGCAATTCAAATCGATCAGCAAGTTGAAGGCCTCTCGTATTTCACCGGCGTGAGCTCGATACCCGTTTATGGCGGCGGCGATGGCGAAACTTTTGTAACGCAGAAAAGAGCCTTGGAAGCGGGAGCAGATATTGTGATTGCCACACCGGGAAGATTGATTTCTTTGCTCAATTCAAACAAAACCGATTTCAGTAAGCTCCAGCACCTGATTTTGGATGAAGCGGATCGTATGTTGGATATGGGTTTCTTGGGCGACATCCTCCGAATTATCTCCTATTTGCCCGAAAAACGACAAACACTGCTCTTTTCGGCCACAATGCCACCTGAAATCCGCCAATTGGCTCGGAAAATTTTGAGTGAGCCGGATCAGATCAATATCGCCATTTCAAAACCCGCGGAAGGCATTGACCAGCAAGCCTATGTGCTTTACGACCAGCAAAAGCTTCCGCTACTGACCAGCCTTTTGAAAGACAGCAATTACAAAAGCATTATCGTGTTTGCCTCTTCACGCGAAAGCGTAAAGGAAATTGAAAAGGAACTGCGTAAAATTGGGTTGGAAGCCAAAGGTTTTCATTCGGATTTGGAGCAAACCGCACGCGAAGACTTGATGAATCAGTTCAAGGCCAACAAAGTCCGCGTTTTAATTGGTACGGATATCATTTCGAGAGGCATAGATGTAACGGGTATCGATCTGGTAATCAACTACGATTGCCCAGGCGACCCTGAAGATTATGTGCATCGTATAGGGCGTACCGCACGAGCAGGCACCGCAGGTACCGCCATTACGCTGATCAACCCTAGAGACCAAAGAAAATTCTTTCGTATCGAGAGCCTGATCGGCACAGACATTCCTAAAAAGGAAGTCCCCAGCGAATTGGGCGAAACGCCGGAATACAGCCCTCAGAAAAAAACAACGGCCGGAAAAAAGCCTTTCCGAAAAGGGGGCAAAAAGCCATTCAGGAAAAAGGGCTCGCCCAGAAACAAAAAGGGGCCAAAGCCGAAAAGTAAACCCGAATAA
- the purH gene encoding bifunctional phosphoribosylaminoimidazolecarboxamide formyltransferase/IMP cyclohydrolase — MAKKIQSALISVFYKDGLDKIAKLLHENDVQIYSTGGTQTFIEDLGIPVTAVEDLTSYPSIFGGRVKTLHPKIFGGILHRRENEGDVKTAAEMEIPAIDLVIVDLYPFEETVASGASEDDIIEKIDIGGIALIRGAAKNFQDVLIVSSRNQYDEVFDILSEKECGTDLEDRKRFAMKAFGVSSHYDSAIHAYFAGDENGGNFRAAERKTLRYGENPHQSATFYGDLDAMFKQIHGKELSYNNLVDADAAVRLIDEFDTLTFVIMKHNNACGVASAETAVEAYKNALSCDPVSAFGGVISTNTTVDKATAEEMHSLFFEILIAPAFEPEALEILTKKKDRRLLIRKELETSKKQFRTLLNGVLEQDKDLAIEKAADFKPATNRKPSVEEEKALEFALKICKHLKSNNVVLAKDGQLLASGVGQTSRVDALKQAIEKAKEFGFDLNGAVMASEAFFPFPDCVEIAHAAGITAVVQPGGSIRDQLSVDFCNENEVAMVMTGVRHFLH; from the coding sequence ATGGCCAAAAAAATTCAATCGGCACTGATTTCTGTTTTTTACAAAGACGGTCTGGACAAAATAGCAAAGCTTTTGCACGAAAACGATGTACAGATTTACTCTACAGGAGGAACCCAAACATTCATCGAGGATTTGGGCATTCCGGTTACCGCAGTAGAAGACCTGACATCCTATCCTTCTATTTTTGGTGGCAGAGTGAAAACCCTGCATCCCAAAATTTTCGGTGGGATTTTGCACAGACGTGAAAATGAAGGTGATGTGAAAACCGCTGCCGAAATGGAAATCCCCGCGATCGATTTGGTCATTGTGGATCTTTATCCTTTCGAAGAAACAGTGGCTTCGGGAGCCTCGGAAGACGATATCATTGAGAAAATTGACATTGGTGGCATCGCTTTGATTCGCGGTGCGGCCAAGAATTTCCAAGATGTGTTGATCGTTTCTTCTCGCAATCAGTACGATGAAGTGTTCGATATACTTTCTGAAAAAGAGTGCGGTACAGATTTGGAAGACCGCAAACGTTTTGCGATGAAAGCTTTTGGAGTGAGCTCGCATTATGATTCGGCAATCCATGCCTATTTCGCAGGCGACGAAAATGGAGGCAACTTCAGAGCGGCAGAAAGAAAAACATTACGATACGGCGAAAATCCGCACCAATCGGCCACTTTCTATGGCGATTTGGATGCGATGTTCAAACAGATTCACGGAAAAGAATTGTCGTACAACAACCTTGTGGATGCCGATGCCGCTGTGCGTTTGATCGACGAGTTCGATACGCTCACTTTTGTGATTATGAAACACAACAACGCCTGTGGCGTGGCTTCGGCAGAAACGGCTGTGGAAGCGTATAAAAATGCTCTTTCTTGCGATCCGGTTTCGGCTTTTGGTGGTGTGATCAGCACAAACACCACGGTAGACAAAGCTACGGCGGAGGAAATGCATTCGTTGTTTTTCGAAATTTTGATCGCTCCAGCATTTGAGCCTGAAGCTTTGGAAATCTTGACCAAAAAGAAAGACCGCAGGTTGTTGATCAGAAAAGAACTCGAGACATCAAAAAAACAGTTCAGAACACTTTTGAACGGTGTGCTTGAGCAGGATAAAGACTTGGCAATCGAGAAAGCGGCAGATTTTAAGCCCGCCACGAACAGAAAGCCTAGTGTAGAGGAAGAGAAAGCTTTAGAATTTGCCTTGAAAATTTGTAAGCACTTGAAATCGAACAATGTGGTTTTGGCGAAAGACGGACAATTGTTGGCCAGTGGAGTAGGCCAAACCTCGCGTGTAGATGCTTTGAAACAAGCGATTGAAAAAGCCAAAGAATTTGGTTTTGACTTGAACGGAGCCGTGATGGCATCTGAAGCCTTTTTCCCTTTCCCCGATTGCGTGGAAATTGCTCATGCCGCAGGCATCACGGCAGTGGTGCAGCCAGGAGGTTCCATTCGTGATCAGTTGTCTGTTGATTTCTGCAATGAAAACGAAGTGGCCATGGTCATGACGGGTGTACGCCATTTCTTGCACTAA